A single region of the Nicotiana sylvestris chromosome 6, ASM39365v2, whole genome shotgun sequence genome encodes:
- the LOC104235024 gene encoding uncharacterized protein has translation MGSTQFWFDNWTEMGALYFQVLAEFGIDEDIHNVNDLVENGMWNVDKMFESLPEDFAHHIVQNIRPPTESLQLDTPFWMLETRGHFTVKSAWDYLRRRANPRLAYKMIWVWKAKLPLDDFLRRLGYSMPSKCWCCADPKEESLVHLFFTSNTARSVWSYFMRRAGIALDGLSLHQAITKCWTAPIVPRLKPVLQALPACIVWELWKRRNSLKYGEAVSVSRVIYQVSYTLQSLVKLKKPGLQVPHKWLDLLTMIEQYTPRLKYDKVLWEFPSRGWIKVNTDGACRGNPGGVQLTDSLLLKNIIEESWNPPWYITEHVEEIIRLKEQSIIKVTHIFREGKTLADHIANYALDERNTECHGFWDLDSKGRRIINEDKMQCPYIRVKVARN, from the exons ATGGGATCAACACAATTCTGGTTCGACAATTGGACTGAGATGGGAGCCTTATATTTCCAAGTGCTTGCAGAGTTTGGCATCGATGAGGATATTCATAATGTTAATGATCTGGTTGAAAATGGTATGTGGAATGTGGATAAAATGTTTGAGAGCCTACCTGAAGATTTTGCACACCACATTGTGCAGAACATTAGACCACCAACTGAAAGTTTACAGTTAGATACTCCTTTCTGGATGCTTGAAACAAGGGGACATTTTACAGTAAAGTCTGCATGGGATTACCTGCGAAGAAGAGCCAACCCAAGATTAGCTTACAAGATGATATGG GTGTGGAAAGCCAAACTGCCACTTGATGATTTCTTGCGTAGACTAGGATACTCCATGCCTTCTAAATGTTGGTGTTGTGCTGATCCTAAGGAGGAGTCATTAGTACATTTGTTCTTCACATCAAATACAGCTAGAAGTGTTTGGAGTTACTTCATGAGGAGAGCAGGAATTGCATTAGATGGGTTGTCATTACATCAAGCAATTACTAAGTGTTGGACAGCACCAATAGTACCTAGATTGAAGCCAGTATTACAAGCTTTACCTGCATGCATAGTATGGGAACTCTGGAAAAGAAGAAACAGTTTGAAATATGGAGAAGCAGTGTCAGTGAGTAGAGTTATTTACCAAGTGTCATATACTTTGCAATCGCTGGTCAAACTGAAAAAGCCAGGACTACAGGTGCCTCACAAGTGGCTGGACTTACTGACAATGATAGAGCAATACACACCTCGACTGAAATATGATAAAGTGTTATGGGAATTTCCTTCAAGAGGATGGATCAAAGTGAATACGGATGGAGCATGTAGAGGGAACCCAGGAGGAGTTCAATTG ACAGATTCTCTTCTATTAAAGAACATTATAGAGGAATCATGGAATCCTCCTTGGTATATAACTGAACATGTAGAGGAGATTATAAGACTGAAGGAACAAAGTATCATCAAGGTCACTCACATATtcagagaagggaaaacattagCAGACCACATTGCCAATTATGCTCTAGATGAAAGAAATACTGAGTGCCATGGTTTCTGGGATCTGGACTCAAAAGGAAGGAGGATCATTAACGAAGATAAGATGCAATGTCCTTACATAAGAGTAAAGGTTGCAAGGAATTAG